In a genomic window of Trachemys scripta elegans isolate TJP31775 chromosome 12, CAS_Tse_1.0, whole genome shotgun sequence:
- the LOC117886096 gene encoding olfactory receptor 6B1-like produces the protein MEQENHTRGREFILLGFPTILELQVLLFVVFLTVYLLTLLQNVVIITLIRTNHHLHKPMYFFLSHLSFLEVWYISVTVPKLLVNFLAENKSISFMGCMAQLYFFIALVCTECVLLAVMAYDRYVAICHPLHYPAIMSHQLCLQLAVGSWLAGFLISMLKVFFISRLSFCGPNVINHFFCDISPLLNLSCTDMMVAEMVDFVFALIILLIPLSITIASYVCIIGTIVRIPTAQGRWKAFSTCASHLTVVIIFFSATLFMYARPRRIHSFNLNKLVSVVYTIVTPMLNPFIYCLRNQEVKGALRKMLCIKSAVPKVFSSDH, from the coding sequence ATGGAGCAGGAGAACCACACCAGAGGCCGGGAGTTCATTCTGCTGGGGTTCCCGACCATtctggagctgcaggtgctgctCTTTGTGGTATTCCTCACCGTGTACCTGCTGACCCTCCTGCAGAACGTGGTCATCATCACCCTGATCAGGACAAACCATCACCTCCACAAGCCTATGTATTTCTTCCTCAGTCACCTCTCCTTCCTGGAGGTTTGGTACATCTCGGTCACCGTTCCAAAACTGCTGGTGAATTTCCTGGCAGAGAATAAGAGCATCTCCTTCATGGGCTGCATGGCCCAGCTATACTTCTTCATCGCCCTGGTCTGCACTGAGTGCGTCCTCCTGGCTGTCATGGCCTATGAccgctatgtggccatctgccACCCGCTGCACTACCCAGCCATCATGAGCCACCAGCTCTGCCTGCAGCTGGCAGtgggctcctggctggctggcttcctCATCTCCATGCTGAAAGTCTTCTTCATCTCCCGGCTGTCATTCTGCGGCCCCAATGTCATCAACCACTTCTTCTGCGACATCTCCCCACTGCTCAACCTCTCCTGCACCGACATGATGGTGGCGGAGATGGTGGACTTTGTCTTTGCCTTGATCATCCTGCTCATCCCGCTCTCCATCACCATTGCCTCCTATGTCTGCATCATCGGCACCATCGTGCGcatccccactgcccagggcaggtggaaagccttctccacctgtgcCTCCCACCTCACCGTGGTCATCATCTTCTTCTCGGCCACCCTCTTCATGTATGCCCGGCCCCGGAGGATCCACTCCTTCAACCTCAACAAGCTGGTGTCAGTCGTGTACACGATTGTGACCCCCATGCTAAACCCCTTCATCTATTGCCTGAGGAACCAGGAGGTGAAGGGGGCACTAAGAAAGATGCTGTGTATCAAGAGTGCCGTCCCCAAGGTCTTCAGCAGTGACCACTAG